Part of the Verrucomicrobiota bacterium genome, CCCGCTTCTCATCCCCGGTCTGCCTCCCGGTTCCTGCCGTGGCCAGCCCTGGCGGGCGAGTCCTTGATCGTCCTGGCCCGCCGTGAAGGCATGGGGTTGCACGACGCGGTCCTCAAGGGCTGCTTGGACGCGGGTTTCGCGCCCCGCATCGCGCGCACTCCCAGCCTCATCAGCACCGTGCTTCATTACGCCGAAGCGGGTGAGGGTTGGGCCGTGGTCCCCGACTCTGTGGTCCCCGCCCGAGGTTCCCTGCGCTTCATTCCCCTCCGCCCGGCCATCACGGTTCCTTTGGTTCTGGTCTGGAAAGAACCCGGCGAGCCGGCCGAGGTCCGACGTTTTCGTGAATTGATTGAGCAATGGAAAGCGGCGGGATCGCTGTGGCCCAGGCTGCGGCCTGCTTGAAAAGCAGTCCGGCGGGCCCGGAATCCTTCCACTTCAGGATTCAGGTTCAGAGTTCCAATTTGAGCCCTCGGTAGAAGTCTGTCATGTCCGGCGTGGCACCCCGTTGCCCGCAGACAAATGCCGCGGCTCGTGACGCGATCACCGCCATCGTCTCGAGGCTCCATCCTCGAAGCCATCCGACGGTCACCACCGCGGCAAACGCGTCCCCTGCTCCAACCGTGTCTTCGATCCGCTCGACTGGAATCATCGGGGCTTCGACCACGCGCTCGCGCGTGATCAAACGCGCACCTTTCTCACCCCGCGTCAGCACCACCCCCTGGATTGGAAATGCGCGAAAAAGTTCCCGCATCACCTCGTCCTCCCGAGAAACCCATCCGAGCGCGGGCCCGAGCCAGACCAACTCCTCGTCGTTCAATTTCAAAAGCGTAGTCCGGGACAACGACTGCCGGATCCGCGCGGTGTCCACGTCGGGAAAACGAAGATTAATATCAAAGACGCGCAAGCAATCCGGTCGCGTGAGGCTCAGCCATCGTTGGATCGTTTCCGCCGAAGGGGCGCTTCGTTGCGCGAGGGAGCCGAAGCACACGGCGCTGGTTTCCTCCATGGCGTTCTCGACGGAGGCGGGAGCGCGGTGCGATGGGCTACCCAGAAAATCCCAAGCGACCCCCCGCCGGATGCTGAAGGCGGGCTTGCCCTCGGCGTCCAGCCCCACCTCAGCCGTGCCTGTGGGATGCGCTGAATCGACCGCCAACAAGCGAGTGTCGAGTCCGGCGGATTGCAATCGTTCGCCGGCCTCGCGACCCCACGCATCATCACCCACGGCACTCACGGGAAGCGCCCTGGCGCCGAGTGCGTTGGCGTGGTGGGCGAAGTTCGCGGGAGCGCCTCCGAGCTGCCGTCCCGCGGGCAGCACGTCCCACAACACTTCGCCAATCCCCAAAACCGGTTCGTTCACGAGAAGACGAAACGATCAGCGCCATCCAGGGTCCTGGCGGGGTCCGTCTGGAGATCGAGCGCCGCGGGAACAAGGACTTCAGCCGCGACATCTTCCCCGTCGAAATACTTGCAAGATGTCTGGGCGGCGATTTCGCCGATGCGATCAGGAAATGAAATGAGATCGGCGTCGAAGAGGCCGGCCTTTTGCAACGCCGCCCCTTCCTTGAAGGCTCGTCCCCATTCGACCAAGAACGGATTGGCCGGATTCAAGAGGGACACGCCGATCTGCCGCTGATTCTCCGCGGCTCGTGCGCGCGC contains:
- a CDS encoding carbohydrate kinase, whose protein sequence is MNEPVLGIGEVLWDVLPAGRQLGGAPANFAHHANALGARALPVSAVGDDAWGREAGERLQSAGLDTRLLAVDSAHPTGTAEVGLDAEGKPAFSIRRGVAWDFLGSPSHRAPASVENAMEETSAVCFGSLAQRSAPSAETIQRWLSLTRPDCLRVFDINLRFPDVDTARIRQSLSRTTLLKLNDEELVWLGPALGWVSREDEVMRELFRAFPIQGVVLTRGEKGARLITRERVVEAPMIPVERIEDTVGAGDAFAAVVTVGWLRGWSLETMAVIASRAAAFVCGQRGATPDMTDFYRGLKLEL